DNA from Mesorhizobium loti R88b:
CCGCCGACCTTGCCCGCAAGCAGGGATTGTATCTGCTCGATGGCCTTTGCCGTATCGTTCTGGATCAGAAGCCTGCGATATTCCAGCCCGCGATCCTTGGCCGCCATGGCCAGGCCATGATCGACACCTTGCAGGAAATCGCGATCGTTTTCCTGAACGTAGGCCAGCACCTTGTTGAGCCCCGGTGGCGGCGTGCACGCCGCCGCATGCGGATCGAAGGCGGGAAAGACAGTGCGTTGCGTGATGCCGGGCGGGCCATCCTGCGCGCTGGCAAGGTCGAGGCCACAGATCGACAGGACCACCAGGCAGAGAAAAAGGCGCAGTGACGCCGGCCAGCCTCTCCCGACATCCTTTCGATCGAAAGGCATCCAAAATCCTCCCCGTTTCCGCCAGAGGTAAAGCAGGGAGTGGCTCTTTCCGCAAGCGGTCGCTTGAACTGGCGAGAAGGAGCGTTTTTCGCGGTATCCGACGTCTCTATGCCGTCCGGTCGCCCTTGCGGGGTTTGGTCGAAAACACCAGGCGGGCAGCCGTGCCGGGATGACGCTGCTGATACTCTATCTTCGCACCGAGGCTGATGCACATGGCATTGACGATCCTGCTGCCGACGCCGGTACCCTTGGCGGGTGCGCCTTCGGCACGGCCAACCCCATCGTCTTCCACGACCAGTTCAGCCTGCTCATCCGCCAGCTTTTTGAGATGAACCCGGACTTCTCCAACCGCGTCGGGATAGGCGTATTTGAACGCGTTGGTGACAAGCTCGGTCACCACGACGCCGAGGTTGATGCTGATGTCGGTTTCGAGCTCTATCGGGTCGATGCCGTAGGACAGGTTGACGCCGTGAACCTGGCTGCGCAGCGAGGTGCGCAGATGGTCGAGGAGCCCGCTCAAATACTCGTCGAGCGCGACCGAACGCACGCCGCCCGAACCATAGAGGCGCTTGTGCACGAGTGAGATTGCGAAGATGCGATCTTGCGTTTCCGCCAGGGCATCCTTGGCGGCGGGATCGTCGAGCGCCTTCGACTGGAGTTTGACCAGCGACGAGACAAGGGCGAGGCTGTTGGCAACCCGGTGATTGACCTCGGACAACAGCACTTCGGCACGGTCGCGGGCATGCGCAAGGTCGACGGTGCGGGTGGCGACGCGCTCTTCGAGGTCGCGGTTGAGCGTGTTGACCTCGTCACGGGTGACGCGAAGCTCCCTGGTGTAGCGTCCCACGC
Protein-coding regions in this window:
- a CDS encoding sensor histidine kinase encodes the protein MPLSSRSLVRFTSAALLIGFLALTAIVAMNFWLGERAQSYFDDAIAARDTRIAAVELRNALQTAEASQRGFIITGNEIYLAPYQSAKAQAERRLLALETLLPASSDSDATLQRLSTIISSKFDEMDQTITLKRNQRDEDVVAIFRTNKGKALTDEANVFFSGIIVRADDRLTSGVAEQRANTALLRLVSAIGALVIVAVVSGAAYGVGRYTRELRVTRDEVNTLNRDLEERVATRTVDLAHARDRAEVLLSEVNHRVANSLALVSSLVKLQSKALDDPAAKDALAETQDRIFAISLVHKRLYGSGGVRSVALDEYLSGLLDHLRTSLRSQVHGVNLSYGIDPIELETDISINLGVVVTELVTNAFKYAYPDAVGEVRVHLKKLADEQAELVVEDDGVGRAEGAPAKGTGVGSRIVNAMCISLGAKIEYQQRHPGTAARLVFSTKPRKGDRTA